A region of Diospyros lotus cultivar Yz01 chromosome 3, ASM1463336v1, whole genome shotgun sequence DNA encodes the following proteins:
- the LOC127796506 gene encoding uncharacterized protein LOC127796506: MPSVGMKRTTRIFGARVLRSGKRLCSEPGERKRMRAAAPPAACAEDGSEWIELLDNSGSGGGDDNETLSKENGWQRDGASKPNATVMDTDKKVAEPKSGRNKVGTCRNVYSRKRKRIDAKNSELDCGSEDRKYGIHFSRKQRRNKKIGEVGGSLCYARSRVLYAVIDSYSCAGDSWIACVLSLILSYLSRINMGLLQLSAFLFPEPLSHVFSSQGIRFLWDSPPTRRSGICTIYGTRGSAPLFSVDFLAVPSSFIYLHSTLLLQSACLSNVLAISSDMKDNKMNDAMEHISCIHSDRDSPGTKIITSGNNSGKRKFLYSALFAPKVGCKVAQFGNGANSGAILKKNSVRPGRRRVKNPTVLWGNKGIATLVAKYFSSRQDGILLPSVASDGEYLSSVQKSSIQNIKELKSSGVELAQDIGSKCCFANILVIESDTCYRVKGGTVKLEVSSSKQWFLAIMKDGITRFKFAAKKFMRPCSSNRMTHDIIWTEDNNNWKLEFPDRQDWLIFKELYRECFDRNVQAATAEFIPVPGVYEVSSYADSYRVPFKRPDSYISVKDDELSRALAKTTSNYDMDSEDEEWLRKYNSEFPAKNGQCGHVSEESFELMIDTFEKAIYHCPDDLSNEKAAVNVCSNLERKEVVEAVYSYWIKKRKQKHSALVRVFQCYSLARAQPLSKPVRQKKRSFKRQAGPSRRYKQPTFTPARAPEEVALEDENALVKVQEAKTRVSRSEALAVVKRQRAQVLMDKADLATYKAAMALRFAESAGAAASFFLDLEL, translated from the exons ATGCCTTCTGTGGGGATGAAGAGGACGACAAGGATTTTTGGGGCAAGGGTTTTGAGGTCAGGAAAGCGGTTGTGTTCAGAACCAGGTGAGCGGAAGCGTATGAGAGCCGCCGCGCCGCCAGCTGCTTGTGCAGAAGACGGCTCGGAGTGGATTGAGCTTCTTGACAATTCAGGCAGCGGCGGCGGCGACGACAATGAAACTCTGTCAAAGGAAAATGGGTGGCAACGTGATGGAGCTTCAAAGCCAAACGCGACTGTAATGGATACTGATAAAAAAGTAGCAGAACCCAAATCGGGGAGAAATAAAGTTGGAACGTGTCGCAACGTTTAcagtagaaaaagaaagagaattgATGCCAAAAATTCTGAACTTGATTGTGGTTCGGAAGATAGAAAGTATGGCATTCATTTTTCCAGGAAGCAACGGCGGAACAAGAAAATTGGGGAAGTAGGTGGGAGTTTGTGCTATGCAAGAAGTAGGGTGCTTTATGCTGTTATTGACTCTTATTCTTGCGCTGGCGATTCTTGGATTGCTTGCGTTCTGAGTTTGATTCTTAGTTACCTGAGCAGGATTAATATGGGACTGTTGCAGCTATCTGCATTCTTGTTTCCTGAACCGCTAAGTCATGTTTTCTCATCACAAGGGATTCGTTTTTTGTGG GACTCTCCTCCTACTAGAAGATCTGGAATTTGCACAATTTATGGAACTAGGGGTTCTGCACCATTGTTTTCTGTGGATTTTTTGGCAGTTCCATCCTCCTTCATTTATTTGCACTCGACTTTACTTCTTCAATCTGCATGCTTGTCGAATGTTCTTGCAATTTCTTCAGATATGAAGGACAATAAAATGAATGATGCCATGGAACACATTTCATGTATTCATTCTGACAGGGATTCTCCTGGAACCAAAATCATAACATCTGGAAATAATTCTGGAAAGAGGAAGTTTTTATACTCTGCTTTGTTCGCTCCTAAAGTTGGTTGTAAAGTTGCACAATTTGGAAATGGTGCTAATTCTGGTGCTATTCTGAAGAAGAATTCTGTGAGGCCTGGGAGAAGGAGAGTAAAAAATCCTACTGTTTTGTGGGGCAACAAAGGTATTGCTACTTTGGTTGCTAAATATTTTAGTTCTAGGCAAGATGGTATTCTGTTGCCTTCTGTAGCATCTGATGGTGAATATCTGAGTTCTGTTCAGAAGAGTTCCATACAAAACATCAAAGAACTGAAATCATCTGGAGTGGAATTGGCACAGGACATTGGTTCAAAATGTTGCTTTGCAAATATTTTGGTAATTGAATCAGACACATGTTATAGAGTGAAAGGTGGCACTGTTAAGCTGGAAGTTTCTTCTTCAAAACAGTGGTTTCTTGCAATTATGAAAGATGGGATAACAAGATTTAAATTTGCTGCAAAAAAGTTTATGAGACCTTGCAGTTCCAACCGAATGACTCATGATATCATATGGACTgaagataataataattggaAGTTGGAGTTTCCAGATAGGCAAGACTGGTTGATTTTTAAGGAACTTTATAGGGAATGTTTTGATCGCAATGTGCAGGCTGCAACTGCTGAGTTCATCCCTGTTCCCGGTGTGTATGAAGTATCAAGTTATGCTGACAGCTACAGAGTTCCATTTAAACGACCAGATTCATACATCAGTGTGAAAGATGATGAGTTGTCAAGAGCGTTGGCAAAGACAACGTCAAATTATGACATGGACTCCGAGGATGAGGAGTGGCTCAGGAAGTACAACAGCGAGTTTCCTGCAAAAAATGGGCAATGTGGACATGTCTCAGAAGAGAGCTTTGAATTAATGATTGATACCTTTGAGAAGGCTATCTATCATTGTCCAGATGATTTATCAAATGAGAAAGCAGCAGTCAATGTCTGTTCAAATCTAGAGAGAAAGGAAGTTGTTGAGGCTGTGTATAGTTATTGGATCAAAAAGCGGAAGCAGAAACATTCAGCACTGGTTAGGGTCTTTCAG TGTTATTCGCTAGCAAGAGCTCAACCGCTTTCAAAGCCAGTTCGACAGAAGAAAAGGTCCTTTAAACGGCAGGCAGGTCCTTCTCGGAGATACAAGCAGCCAACTTTCACGCCAG CTAGGGCCCCGGAAGAAGTCGCTTTGGAAGATGAGAACGCCTTGGTTAAGGTCCAAGAAGCCAAAACTAGAGTGAGTAGATCTGAGGCTTTGGCTGTTGTGAAGCGCCAAAGAGCGCAGGTCCTAATGGACAAGGCCGACTTGGCGACTTATAAAGCCGCAATGGCACTTAGGTTTGCTGAGTCTGCTGGTGCCGCTGCCTCTTTTTTCCTTGATTTAGAGCTGTAA
- the LOC127798451 gene encoding copper transport protein ATX1-like isoform X1 encodes MSQTVVLKVGMSCQGCVGAVQRVLGKMDGVESFDIDLKEQKVTVKGNVQPEAVLQTVSKTGKKTSFWEAEAPADPEGKPAETVAVA; translated from the exons ATGTCTCAG ACTGTTGTGCTTAAGGTTGGCATGTCATGCCAAGGATGTGTTGGAGCTGTGCAGCGGGTTCTGGGCAAAATGGACG GTGTGGAATCCTTTGACATTGACCTGAAGGAGCAGAAAGTGACTGTGAAAGGCAATGTGCAGCCGGAAGCAGTTCTCCAGACGGTGTCCAAGACCGGGAAGAAAACTTCATTCTGGGAAGCTGAAGCACCAGCTGACCCTGAAGGAAAGCCTGCTGAAACTGTTGCTGTTGCTTAA